The following are encoded together in the Oreochromis niloticus isolate F11D_XX linkage group LG12, O_niloticus_UMD_NMBU, whole genome shotgun sequence genome:
- the rorb gene encoding nuclear receptor ROR-beta, producing the protein MRAQIEVIPCKICGDKSSGIHYGVITCEGCKGFFRRSQQNNASYSCPRQRNCLIDRTNRNRCQHCRLQKCLALGMSRDAVKFGRMSKKQRDSLYAEVQKHQARLQEQRQQQTGEAEALARVYSSSLTNGLSTLNHEIGGTYANGHVIELPKGGHGNGAGVPGGYYGMDSTQPSPDQSGLDMSGMKHIKQEPVYDLTPVPNLFSYGGYQETQLGPNNVSMGELDRIAQNIIKSHLETCQYTTEELQQLAWQTHSYEEVKMYQSKPRDVLWQQCAIQITHAIQYVVEFAKRISGFMELCQNDQILLLKSGCLEVVLVRMCRAFNPLNNTVLFEGKYGGMQMFKALGCDDLVSAVFDFAKSMCSLQLTEEEIALFSAAVLISTDRPWLMEPRKVQKLQEKIYFALQHIMQKNHMDEDALAKLISRIPTLSALCTLHTEELQAFQQLHPETVNVLFPPLYKELFNPDPNSAMAMPK; encoded by the exons CCCAAATCGAAGTTATACCATGCAAAATCTGCGGAGACAAATCATCAGGAATCCACTATGGCGTCATTACATGTGAGGGATGTAAG GGTTTCTTCAGACGTAGTCAGCAGAACAACGCCTCCTACTCCTGCCCCCGCCAGAGGAACTGCCTCATCGACAGAACAAACCGCAACCGTTGCCAACACTGCCGCCTGCAGAAATGTCTTGCCCTAGGAATGTCCAGAGATG CGGTCAAGTTTGGCCGCATGTCCAAGAAGCAGCGTGACAGCCTGTATGCAGAGGTCCAGAAGCACCAGGCACGGCTGCAGGAGCAGCGGCAACAGCAGACAGGCGAAGCAGAAGCTCTGGCACGCGTTTACTCATCCAGCCTAACCAACGGACTTTCCACCCTTAACCATGAAATTGGGGGCACCTATGCCAATGGTCACGTCATTGAGCTACCCAAAGGTGGCCATGGTAATGGAGCAGGAGTCCCCGGAGGTTACTATGGGATGGATTCCACCCAGCCGTCTCCAGACCAGTCAGGTTTGGACATGTCGGGCATGAAGCACATTAAGCAGGAGCCAGTGTACGACCTGACGCCAGTACCCAACCTGTTCAGCTACGGAGGCTACCAGGAGACTCAGCTTGGGCCCAATAATGTCAGCATGGGAGAGCTgg ACCGTATTGCTCAAAATATCATCAAGTCCCACTTGGAGACATGTCAGTACACAacagaggagctgcagcagctaGCCTGGCAGACACATTCCTATGAAGAGGTCAAGATGTACCAGAGCAAG CCCCGTGACGTGCTGTGGCAGCAGTGTGCCATCCAGATCACCCATGCGATCCAGTACGTGGTGGAGTTTGCCAAGCGCATCTCAGGGTTTATGGAACTGTGCCAGAATGACCAGATCCTTCTTCTAAAGTCAG gTTGTTTGGAGGTAGTCTTGGTGCGGATGTGCAGGGCATTCAACCCTCTCAACAACACAGTACTCTTTGAAGGGAAGTATGGAGGCATGCAGATGTTCAAAGCCCTAG GTTGCGATGACTTAGTGAGTGCAGTGTTTGACTTTGCGAAGAGTATGTGCTCACTGCAGCTAACAGAGGAGGAGATTGCACTGTTCTCAGCAGCTGTACTAATTTCCACAG ATCGACCGTGGCTGATGGAGCCTCGGAAAGTTCAAAAGCTCCAGGAGAAGATCTACTTTGCTCTGCAGCACATTATGCAGAAGAACCACATGGATGAAGATGCACTGGCCAAG CTGATCAGCCGAATCCCAACGTTGTCAGCCCTGTGCACACTCCACACTGAAGAGCTTCAGGCCTTCCAGCAACTCCACCCAGAAACAGTCAATGTCCTGTTTCCTCCACTCTACAAAGAACTCTTCAACCCTGACCCAAACTCTGCCATGGCCATGCCCAAGTGA